One region of Termitidicoccus mucosus genomic DNA includes:
- a CDS encoding ORF6N domain-containing protein, whose translation MLPLDLIPVEHVQSRILVLRGQRVLIDSDLAQLYGVTTKRLNEQVKRNQRRFPEDFLFQLTPEEKSEVVAKCDHLGKLRFSSTLPYAFTEHGAIQAANVINSTTAEEMGVMVVRAFIKLRQMMVNHKALTAKLAELDARLGAHDEQIAALIEAIRNLTMPDGPLHKRKIGFVHTDE comes from the coding sequence ATGTTACCTCTTGATCTCATTCCCGTGGAGCATGTCCAATCCAGAATCCTCGTGCTGCGCGGTCAGCGTGTGCTTATCGACAGCGATTTGGCCCAACTTTACGGGGTCACCACGAAACGTCTGAATGAGCAGGTAAAGCGCAACCAACGACGGTTTCCAGAGGACTTTCTCTTCCAGCTAACACCGGAGGAAAAGTCAGAGGTGGTCGCAAAATGCGACCACCTTGGTAAATTGCGATTTAGCAGCACACTACCCTATGCATTCACCGAGCATGGGGCAATTCAAGCGGCGAATGTGATCAATTCGACCACCGCCGAGGAAATGGGCGTCATGGTGGTTCGAGCTTTCATTAAACTCAGGCAAATGATGGTGAATCACAAGGCCCTGACCGCAAAATTAGCAGAACTGGATGCGCGTTTGGGCGCGCACGATGAGCAAATCGCTGCCCTCATTGAAGCTATCCGCAACCTTACAATGCCGGACGGTCCACTCCACAAACGAAAAATCGGATTCGTTCACACCGATGAGTGA